Proteins from a single region of Halorubrum sp. 2020YC2:
- a CDS encoding ABC transporter ATP-binding protein, with protein MIEVSGLRKTYGDFAAVVDSDFSVDDGEVFGIVGPNGAGKTTTLKVIAGLVEPTDGEVTVAGFDASDPEMRRHLGFLPEESPLYEEMTARSYLRFFADLYDVPREAADERIEAALDRLELDHRERRLGDVSKGMKRKVAIARSLVNDPDVLVYDEPASGLDPVTTNSVLAFTRELRETGKTVVFSAHNLYHVESVCDRVVVMNEGRIVARGSVDGIRERHGETTYRVFTDVEPTATPALADLDATTEEVGDRYRTAVPSMDAVDAVRGAAADAGGEVVDIRSREPSLEDVFLDIVGRPMPGRYTGDLGGDETEAESDAGGDESETGTTKTTATEATE; from the coding sequence ATGATCGAGGTGTCGGGGCTACGGAAGACCTACGGCGACTTCGCGGCCGTGGTCGACAGCGACTTCTCCGTCGACGACGGGGAGGTGTTCGGGATCGTCGGCCCGAACGGGGCCGGGAAGACGACGACGCTCAAGGTTATCGCCGGCCTCGTGGAGCCGACCGACGGTGAGGTGACCGTCGCCGGGTTCGACGCTTCCGACCCCGAGATGCGCCGCCACCTCGGGTTCCTGCCGGAGGAGTCGCCGCTGTACGAGGAGATGACCGCGCGGTCGTACCTCCGCTTCTTCGCCGACCTCTACGACGTACCCCGGGAGGCCGCGGACGAGCGGATCGAGGCCGCGCTCGACCGCCTCGAACTGGACCACCGCGAGCGCCGCCTCGGAGACGTCTCGAAGGGGATGAAACGCAAGGTCGCCATCGCGCGCTCGCTCGTCAACGACCCGGACGTGCTGGTGTACGACGAGCCGGCCTCCGGGCTCGACCCCGTGACGACGAACTCCGTGCTGGCGTTCACCCGCGAGCTCCGCGAGACCGGGAAGACGGTCGTCTTCTCCGCGCACAACCTCTACCACGTCGAGTCCGTCTGCGACCGCGTCGTGGTGATGAACGAGGGCCGGATCGTCGCCCGCGGGAGCGTCGACGGGATCCGCGAGCGACACGGCGAGACGACCTACCGCGTGTTCACCGACGTCGAGCCGACCGCGACGCCCGCGCTCGCGGACCTCGACGCGACGACCGAGGAGGTGGGCGACCGGTACCGGACGGCGGTCCCGAGCATGGACGCGGTCGACGCGGTCCGCGGGGCCGCCGCCGACGCCGGCGGCGAGGTCGTCGACATCCGGAGCCGCGAGCCGAGCCTCGAGGACGTGTTCCTCGACATCGTCGGCCGACCGATGCCCGGGCGGTACACCGGCGACCTCGGCGGTGATGAAACCGAAGCCGAGAGCGACGCCGGCGGCGACGAATCGGAAACCGGGACGACGAAGACGACGGCGACGGAGGCGACCGAGTGA
- a CDS encoding ABC transporter permease, with amino-acid sequence MDSRLTIAGRELAGLRAEKTILLAIGIQLFIAAFSSFLVVGLVSMYDPGALDGAEIEVAAAGDAVEDLQRAASEVPGASVTPYADADAARSAFERNAADAAVVATRTESGRVSTAVTAPDSTVETTVIVVQLRELLRTYELNERERRASYLEESPLPLPDRGETSPYFSFTYTVLIPVLVFLPVFISGSLVVDSITEELDRGTMELLRVAPVTLPEIVDGKAAAAIGIAPGQALLWLLLLEANGTSVANVGPILALMTALTTLVVAVAVGISSVAPDRRAAQLLYPVAVLVLFGGATAMAGGPANAVARLAIDSADATTGVLVVEYAVIAAAAYLGVRRLVAVEGFGR; translated from the coding sequence TTGGATAGCCGCCTGACGATCGCCGGGCGGGAGCTGGCGGGGCTGCGCGCCGAGAAGACGATCCTGCTGGCGATCGGGATCCAGCTTTTCATCGCCGCGTTCTCGTCGTTCCTCGTCGTCGGGCTCGTCTCGATGTACGACCCGGGCGCGCTCGACGGGGCGGAGATCGAGGTCGCGGCCGCGGGCGACGCGGTCGAGGACCTACAGCGCGCCGCGAGCGAGGTCCCCGGCGCCTCCGTCACGCCGTACGCCGACGCGGACGCGGCGCGGAGTGCCTTCGAGCGGAACGCGGCCGACGCGGCGGTGGTCGCGACTCGCACGGAGTCGGGGCGGGTATCGACCGCCGTCACCGCCCCCGATTCCACCGTGGAGACGACGGTGATCGTGGTGCAGCTGCGCGAGCTGTTGCGCACCTACGAGCTGAACGAGCGCGAGCGGCGGGCCTCGTACCTCGAGGAGTCGCCGCTGCCGCTCCCCGACCGGGGGGAGACCAGCCCGTACTTCTCGTTCACCTACACCGTGTTGATCCCGGTCTTGGTCTTCCTCCCGGTGTTCATCTCGGGGTCGCTCGTCGTCGACTCGATCACGGAGGAGCTGGACCGAGGGACCATGGAGCTGCTCCGGGTCGCGCCCGTCACGCTCCCCGAGATCGTCGATGGGAAGGCGGCCGCGGCGATCGGCATCGCCCCCGGACAGGCGCTGCTGTGGCTGCTCCTCTTGGAGGCGAACGGGACCTCGGTCGCGAACGTCGGGCCGATCCTCGCGCTGATGACCGCGCTGACGACGCTCGTCGTCGCGGTCGCGGTCGGCATCTCGTCGGTCGCGCCGGACCGCCGGGCGGCGCAGCTGCTCTACCCGGTCGCGGTCCTCGTCCTGTTCGGCGGCGCGACGGCGATGGCCGGCGGCCCCGCCAACGCGGTCGCCCGCCTCGCCATCGACAGCGCGGACGCGACGACGGGCGTCCTCGTGGTCGAGTACGCCGTCATCGCGGCGGCCGCGTATCTCGGCGTCCGCCGCCTCGTCGCCGTCGAAGGGTTCGGTCGCTGA
- a CDS encoding DoxX family protein, whose product MLAELATLPLQFDTPLAGELFLLGRIVFGATLAFMGLNHFTDLETMAGYAEFKGLPAPQFSVIASGALLVLGGLGVAAGAFPVVSAGALAVFLLVSAVTMHDFWSTDDPEEKQNEMTSFLKNLYGAGAALALLAVGGTTWPYAVGIGLF is encoded by the coding sequence ATGTTAGCTGAACTCGCGACGCTACCGCTCCAGTTCGACACCCCCCTCGCGGGCGAACTCTTCCTGCTCGGCCGGATCGTCTTCGGCGCGACGCTCGCGTTCATGGGGCTCAACCACTTCACCGACCTCGAAACGATGGCCGGCTACGCCGAGTTCAAGGGCCTGCCGGCGCCGCAGTTCTCGGTGATCGCCTCCGGCGCTCTCCTCGTCCTCGGCGGCCTCGGCGTCGCGGCGGGCGCGTTCCCCGTCGTCTCCGCGGGTGCGCTCGCCGTCTTCCTGCTCGTCTCCGCCGTGACGATGCACGACTTCTGGTCAACGGACGACCCCGAGGAGAAGCAGAACGAGATGACGAGCTTCCTGAAGAACCTCTACGGCGCCGGCGCCGCGCTCGCGCTGCTCGCGGTCGGCGGCACGACGTGGCCGTACGCGGTCGGTATCGGCCTGTTCTGA
- a CDS encoding SRPBCC family protein, translating into MRGAGSGGRDVFGDSDRDDRTGVVREGATLAVGRDVDGRPEATAKALRDTRRWPKWSPSVRGAESTERYVESGTTGRVRVAGAWVPFRVTAATRLRWDWAVAGVPATGHRVERYSGEGGRCRAVIEVPLLAAPYVPVCRRALDRFAALVEGGE; encoded by the coding sequence ATGAGGGGCGCCGGCTCCGGAGGACGCGACGTGTTCGGAGATTCCGACCGCGACGACCGAACCGGGGTGGTCAGGGAGGGGGCGACGCTCGCGGTCGGCCGCGACGTCGACGGGCGGCCGGAAGCGACCGCGAAGGCGCTCCGGGACACCCGGCGGTGGCCCAAGTGGAGTCCGTCCGTCCGCGGCGCCGAGAGCACGGAGCGGTACGTCGAGAGCGGAACCACCGGGCGGGTCCGGGTCGCGGGCGCGTGGGTCCCGTTCCGGGTGACGGCCGCGACGCGGCTCCGGTGGGACTGGGCGGTCGCCGGCGTCCCCGCGACCGGGCACCGCGTCGAGCGCTACTCGGGAGAGGGGGGTCGGTGTCGGGCGGTGATCGAGGTCCCGCTGCTCGCGGCCCCGTACGTCCCCGTCTGTCGGCGCGCGCTCGACCGGTTCGCGGCGCTGGTCGAAGGCGGGGAGTGA
- a CDS encoding VOC family protein translates to MSDAPPTTGLHHVTNICTDIEETTAFYEDVLGWHTVKRTQNYDDPGTPHYYFSPTPQGEPGTTVTYFEYPDSQGTPGPGASHHFAFGVADEETLHEWRDHLLSHDVRVSEVKDRTYFKSVYFTDPDGLVFELATQGPGFTRDEAEPGGEVIDPFEEGCEN, encoded by the coding sequence ATGAGCGACGCGCCGCCGACGACCGGGCTCCACCACGTCACGAACATCTGTACCGATATCGAGGAGACCACGGCGTTCTACGAGGACGTCCTCGGCTGGCACACGGTCAAGCGCACCCAGAACTACGACGACCCCGGGACGCCGCACTACTACTTCTCGCCCACGCCCCAGGGCGAGCCGGGGACCACCGTCACCTACTTCGAGTACCCGGACTCGCAGGGGACGCCCGGCCCGGGCGCGAGCCACCACTTCGCGTTCGGCGTCGCGGACGAGGAGACCCTCCACGAGTGGCGAGACCACCTGTTGAGCCACGACGTCCGCGTCTCCGAGGTGAAGGACCGCACCTACTTCAAGAGCGTCTACTTCACCGACCCCGACGGCCTCGTCTTCGAGTTGGCGACGCAAGGACCGGGCTTCACCCGCGACGAGGCGGAGCCCGGCGGCGAGGTCATCGACCCGTTCGAAGAGGGGTGCGAGAACTAA
- a CDS encoding phosphomannomutase has product MDLFGTAGIRGGVEDRVTPALALAVGRAVGAEIRSRDGGTETAPTVVLARDGRVTGPALAAAMEAGLSAGGVEVRRAGRLPTPALAHASRGRYGVMLTASHNPPTDNGIKLFRDGTEFDRDAERAVESRVADEESVAPWDEWTEATRTDPLGGYLDAVREYAAGFGADLDGLRIAVDCGNGMSAPATPTVLRELGADVVTLNGNVDGHFPGRGSKPTPETLADLRAFVADANEGIEDPGRPAGGEESDGDEAGDGGEAGETEGFAFAIGHDGDADRIVVVDADGEVVHEDTVLAVLAERYTRESDARDPVVVTTPNASGRIDERVRDAGGRVERVRLGALHEGIAAVREADAEAGKEGGDDTRVVFAAEPWKHIHVAFGGWIDGVTSAAVIARLVADEGLDALREPVTERPYRKVSVECPDEAKEPVMERLETALPEAFPEAAVDTDHGVRLEFEDASWTLVRPSGTEPYVRVYAESDDVDRLVAAVEDVVEDAVAAA; this is encoded by the coding sequence ATGGACCTGTTCGGAACCGCCGGGATCCGCGGCGGCGTCGAGGACCGCGTCACGCCGGCGCTCGCGCTCGCCGTCGGGCGAGCCGTGGGCGCCGAGATCCGATCGCGAGACGGAGGAACGGAGACTGCCCCGACCGTCGTCCTCGCCCGCGACGGCCGGGTGACCGGCCCGGCGCTCGCGGCCGCGATGGAGGCCGGGCTCTCCGCCGGCGGCGTCGAGGTGCGCCGCGCCGGCCGCCTCCCGACGCCGGCGCTCGCGCACGCCTCGCGCGGCCGCTACGGCGTGATGCTCACCGCCTCGCACAACCCGCCGACCGACAACGGGATCAAGCTGTTCCGCGACGGAACCGAGTTCGACCGCGACGCGGAGCGCGCCGTCGAGTCCCGGGTCGCGGACGAGGAGTCGGTCGCCCCGTGGGACGAGTGGACCGAGGCGACCCGGACCGACCCGCTCGGCGGCTACCTCGACGCCGTGCGCGAGTACGCCGCGGGGTTCGGCGCCGACCTCGACGGTCTCCGGATCGCCGTCGACTGCGGCAACGGGATGAGCGCGCCCGCGACGCCGACCGTCCTCCGCGAACTGGGCGCCGACGTGGTCACGCTCAACGGCAACGTCGACGGCCACTTCCCCGGCCGCGGGAGCAAGCCCACGCCGGAGACGCTCGCGGACCTGCGCGCGTTCGTCGCGGACGCGAACGAGGGGATTGAGGACCCGGGCCGACCGGCCGGCGGCGAGGAGAGCGACGGCGACGAGGCGGGCGACGGCGGCGAGGCGGGCGAGACCGAGGGGTTCGCGTTCGCCATCGGGCACGACGGCGACGCCGACCGGATCGTGGTCGTCGACGCGGACGGGGAGGTCGTCCACGAGGACACGGTGCTCGCGGTGCTCGCGGAGCGGTACACGCGCGAGAGCGACGCGAGGGATCCCGTCGTCGTGACGACGCCGAACGCCTCAGGTCGGATCGACGAGCGCGTCCGCGACGCCGGCGGCCGCGTCGAGCGCGTACGCCTCGGCGCGCTCCACGAGGGCATCGCCGCGGTCCGGGAGGCGGACGCGGAGGCGGGGAAGGAAGGCGGCGACGACACCCGGGTCGTCTTCGCGGCCGAGCCGTGGAAGCACATCCACGTCGCCTTCGGCGGCTGGATCGACGGCGTGACCTCCGCGGCGGTGATCGCCCGCCTCGTCGCGGACGAGGGACTCGACGCGCTCCGCGAGCCGGTCACCGAGCGCCCGTACCGCAAGGTGAGCGTCGAGTGTCCGGACGAGGCGAAGGAGCCGGTCATGGAGCGGTTGGAGACGGCGCTGCCCGAGGCGTTCCCCGAGGCCGCGGTCGACACCGACCACGGCGTCCGGCTGGAGTTCGAGGACGCCTCGTGGACGCTGGTCCGCCCCTCCGGCACGGAGCCGTACGTCCGGGTGTACGCCGAGAGCGACGACGTCGACCGGCTCGTCGCTGCGGTCGAGGACGTCGTCGAGGACGCGGTCGCGGCGGCGTAG
- a CDS encoding helix-turn-helix domain-containing protein: MSSQDLSAAESAEAADTATDATEVAEAVDAAEGTDSTAESGPVDAATTPETPCPVVDSLEQIGSRWRLVVLHELLNGEARFNELKRETDANARTLSRVLDDLQETDFVDRRLEEDSPVATYYSLTAKGESLAPVFEEIDDWAHEWLAECDA, translated from the coding sequence ATGTCATCACAGGACCTTTCGGCGGCGGAGTCTGCTGAGGCGGCGGATACGGCGACTGACGCGACGGAAGTGGCAGAAGCGGTCGACGCGGCGGAAGGGACGGACTCGACGGCGGAGAGCGGACCGGTCGACGCGGCGACCACGCCGGAGACCCCCTGCCCGGTCGTCGACTCGCTCGAACAGATCGGCTCGCGGTGGCGGCTGGTCGTCCTCCACGAGCTGTTGAACGGCGAGGCGCGCTTCAACGAGCTGAAACGGGAGACCGACGCGAACGCCCGCACCCTCTCGCGCGTGCTCGACGACCTCCAAGAGACCGACTTCGTGGACCGGCGGCTCGAAGAAGACTCGCCGGTGGCGACGTACTACAGTTTAACTGCCAAGGGCGAGTCGCTCGCGCCCGTCTTCGAGGAGATAGACGACTGGGCTCACGAGTGGCTCGCGGAATGTGACGCGTAA
- a CDS encoding PrsW family intramembrane metalloprotease, with protein sequence MIDRLRRVGRRLAVAVRRVLRVARWESARASGGVDRRTLAAGVALLLVAGGVVGVGVATGVAGLDVDRDVYRVGVDPGSPYADAIDEAASLRPVPAGTASLGDTADAVVVTVVRPGSGGDSIDAADVEEVVVRATDTRKGEAAAASVREAVEAHNERLMRAEPNRTAAFPVAVTLRYVGRTTGFDDAATLGGSNGDSTGGSDGGSGGGDSDGSGSDAGDGESTAGNGDDATDGDAGGETGSVDADGSSDDDGGLAVPSIGGGAFGADTVGSPGSITPPFPFTSLLLAFAFLVPMNFLIQAYGSSVLNERTNRRGEPLLVTPLSPAEIVAGKTLPYAAAAAVVTTLIALAVGGGALSVIAVAPVAAAFLGATFVGAMFARSFKELTFVTVGVSVLLTTYAFVPAIFTNVTPVALVSPLTLVVFDLQGEAVSAGEVLFSTAPMAVGAALLFGLGLGVYREEDMFSQKPVTRKFLDALAVRLSAVPVGGGILDRGRLRALGSVAFLTACTIPFVFVAELLAVAVLFALPVTVSIPVLLVTIAFIEEVAKSVGLYAGFERGVFERTGGDRDGTLRLALAVGLASGTGFFLAEKATAVVQAVGLTELFIGRAAFGDVAGLSGFPPIALAALFFAPLVLHVATTTVASVGASRGRTAYALALILATLGHAAYNVGVVSLG encoded by the coding sequence GTGATCGACCGGCTGCGTCGCGTCGGCCGCCGGCTCGCCGTCGCCGTCCGCCGCGTCCTCCGGGTCGCGAGGTGGGAATCAGCCCGCGCGTCCGGCGGCGTCGACCGCCGGACGCTGGCGGCCGGAGTCGCGCTCCTCCTCGTCGCCGGCGGCGTCGTCGGCGTCGGCGTGGCAACCGGCGTCGCCGGGCTCGACGTCGACCGCGACGTGTATCGGGTCGGCGTCGACCCCGGGTCGCCGTACGCGGACGCGATCGACGAGGCGGCGTCGCTCCGGCCCGTCCCGGCCGGGACGGCGTCGCTGGGTGACACCGCGGACGCGGTCGTGGTGACGGTGGTCCGTCCGGGCTCCGGCGGCGACTCGATCGACGCCGCGGACGTCGAGGAGGTCGTCGTCCGTGCGACGGACACGCGGAAGGGCGAGGCGGCGGCCGCGTCGGTCCGCGAGGCGGTCGAGGCGCACAACGAGCGGCTGATGCGCGCCGAGCCGAACCGAACCGCGGCGTTTCCGGTCGCCGTCACGCTCCGGTACGTCGGGCGGACGACCGGATTCGACGACGCGGCGACGCTCGGCGGGAGCAACGGCGACTCGACGGGCGGTTCGGACGGGGGGAGTGGCGGGGGAGATAGCGACGGGAGCGGCAGCGACGCGGGCGACGGCGAGTCGACAGCTGGCAACGGCGACGACGCGACGGACGGCGACGCGGGCGGCGAGACCGGGTCCGTCGATGCCGACGGGTCGAGCGACGACGACGGCGGCCTCGCGGTGCCGTCGATCGGCGGCGGCGCCTTCGGCGCGGACACGGTCGGCTCGCCGGGGTCGATCACGCCCCCGTTCCCGTTCACCTCGCTGCTGTTGGCGTTCGCCTTCCTCGTCCCGATGAACTTCCTGATCCAGGCGTACGGCTCCTCGGTCCTCAACGAGCGGACGAACCGCCGGGGGGAGCCGCTGCTCGTCACGCCGCTGTCGCCGGCGGAGATCGTCGCCGGGAAGACGCTGCCGTACGCCGCGGCCGCCGCGGTCGTCACGACGCTCATCGCGCTCGCGGTCGGCGGCGGGGCGCTCTCGGTGATCGCCGTGGCGCCGGTCGCGGCGGCGTTCCTCGGGGCCACCTTCGTCGGCGCGATGTTCGCGCGCTCGTTCAAGGAGCTCACCTTCGTCACGGTGGGCGTGAGCGTCCTGCTGACCACCTACGCGTTCGTCCCGGCCATCTTCACGAACGTGACGCCCGTCGCGCTCGTCTCGCCGCTGACGCTCGTCGTCTTCGACCTCCAGGGCGAGGCGGTCTCGGCCGGCGAGGTGCTCTTCTCGACGGCGCCGATGGCGGTCGGCGCGGCGCTGCTGTTCGGGCTCGGACTCGGCGTCTACCGCGAGGAGGACATGTTCTCGCAAAAGCCCGTGACCCGGAAGTTCCTCGACGCGCTCGCGGTGCGGCTCTCCGCGGTGCCGGTCGGGGGCGGAATCCTCGACCGCGGCCGCCTCCGCGCGCTCGGCTCGGTCGCGTTCCTCACCGCCTGTACGATCCCCTTCGTGTTCGTCGCGGAGCTACTGGCCGTCGCGGTGCTTTTCGCGCTGCCGGTCACGGTATCGATCCCGGTGCTGCTCGTGACCATCGCGTTCATCGAGGAGGTCGCGAAGAGCGTCGGTCTCTACGCCGGCTTCGAGCGCGGCGTCTTCGAGCGGACGGGCGGAGACCGCGACGGGACGCTCCGCCTCGCGCTCGCGGTCGGCCTCGCCTCGGGGACCGGGTTCTTCCTCGCGGAGAAGGCCACCGCGGTCGTTCAGGCGGTCGGACTCACGGAGCTTTTCATCGGCCGCGCCGCCTTCGGAGACGTGGCCGGGCTCTCTGGGTTCCCCCCGATCGCGCTGGCGGCGCTGTTCTTCGCGCCGCTCGTCCTCCACGTCGCGACGACGACCGTCGCGAGCGTCGGCGCGAGCCGCGGGCGGACCGCCTACGCGCTGGCGCTGATCCTGGCGACGCTGGGGCACGCCGCGTACAACGTCGGGGTGGTGAGCCTTGGATAG
- a CDS encoding acylphosphatase: protein MTDRVRAHVFVSGRVQGVYYRATTRDAAREKGVDGWVRNLDDGRVEAVFEGPEGDVRDMVAWCETGSEAAEVDDVDAEYGAPEGENGFEVRW from the coding sequence ATGACCGACCGCGTTCGCGCGCACGTGTTCGTCTCGGGCCGCGTTCAGGGCGTCTACTACCGGGCGACGACCCGCGACGCGGCCCGCGAGAAGGGCGTCGACGGCTGGGTGCGGAACCTCGACGACGGCCGGGTCGAGGCCGTCTTCGAGGGTCCAGAGGGCGACGTCCGCGACATGGTGGCGTGGTGCGAGACCGGCAGCGAGGCCGCCGAGGTCGACGACGTGGACGCCGAGTACGGCGCGCCGGAGGGCGAAAACGGGTTCGAAGTCCGGTGGTAG